The DNA segment GCATGACTTCGATTATGAAAAATATCCGGATATGAAAGAACACGCCTTACGGGGATCGGAGATTCTTCAAAAAATGGGGTATCCGGAGGAGGTTACACACGCCATTCTGGCTCACAATGATTACCACCATGTTTCGCGCGAGAATCCATTGGACAAAACCCTTTACGCGGTCGATGAACTCTGTGGATTTATTACGGCCGTTGCACTCGTTCGCCCGAGCAAAAAATTGGACGAAGTCAAGGTGAAATCCGTTAAGAAAAAAATGAAGGACAAATCCTTCGCCCGTCAGGTAAATCGGGATGAGATTCGCAGAGGAGCAGAAGAACTGGGGGTTGATTTGGATGACCATATCGCCTTCGTCATCGAAGCCATGAAAACCATTTCGAATCAATTGGGTTTGTAGATTAAATCCCGATTGTCTGAAAATGACGCCGCATAAGAAATCAATAAATTAGAGAAAGCTTTGAAAAAATCGGATTTTATTAGTTAACTTTTTTTTCAACCCACCCCCTCGCTCCCCCTCCCTTATTTAAGGGAGGGGGAAGGGGGGAGGGTCAATAATAGAAAAATGTTATGTAAAAGCCTATTTTTCAATTAATTGTAAAGCAATCCCGTATTAATGGTAAATTAATTTTTATCACAAATTGTTGATCTTATTTTGTTACGG comes from the Calditrichota bacterium genome and includes:
- a CDS encoding HDIG domain-containing protein codes for the protein MNREDAVTLLREYTKNENLIKHALAVEAAMRAYARKFGEDEELWGITGLLHDFDYEKYPDMKEHALRGSEILQKMGYPEEVTHAILAHNDYHHVSRENPLDKTLYAVDELCGFITAVALVRPSKKLDEVKVKSVKKKMKDKSFARQVNRDEIRRGAEELGVDLDDHIAFVIEAMKTISNQLGL